Genomic segment of Trichoderma breve strain T069 chromosome 7 map unlocalized scaffold00007, whole genome shotgun sequence:
CAAGGCTTTGCGCCCGCGGAGCTCTATACCGGCCCCTGGGCAAATGTTTGTCTTCCTCGGTTGCCATGCTGCGCTTCGACTTGCTAACTAGCCGGCGCACTCTAGGTTCATCAGGGACTCACAGGACAGTACAAGGATATCCTGACGACGTACTGGCAACAAACAATCAGCCATTTGGAGAGTGACACTCATGATTACAAAATCCATCAACTTCCCCTCGCCCGCATCAAGAAAGTCATGAAGGCGGATCCCGAAGTCAAGATGATCTCGGCAGAGGCACCAATTCTCTTTGCCAAAGGCTGCGACATATTCATCACCGAACTTACCATGCGAGCTTGGATTCATGCTGAGGAGAACAAGAGGCGCACATTACAGCGCTCCGATATTGCCTCTGCACTTGCTAAGTCGGACATGTTTGATTTCCTGATCGATATTGTCCCGAGGGAAGAAGCTACGGCACACGCTAAACGAACTACCACACAGCCTTCCGCCGCGCCTGTTCCAGGGCCGGGTCAGGCGCCAATGCCGGGGCAGCATGCCGGCATGGCCCAGTCGGCTGGCCATCCATCGTCTCACCCAATGGCCACCGCAGATTATATGGGCGGACATGCCCTTGCTTCTGAGCAGGATTACAGACAAGCTCCCAACATGTATTCCGGCCAGGCCCCTCCTGCCCCTTATGGACAACCCCAAGCACAAGCGGCCATGTATAGTGAGATGGAGGGCATGTACCAACAATATTCAGCAATGCAGCCGCAACAGGTAAGTGATTTTCCGCCACAGCATTACTCTTCTAATCATTGATAGGCATCTATGCCGTCTGAGGAGTTTGAATAGGAGCCTCCCCATAGGCaggatgaaaagaaagaggtaATTGATCCAACGCTTACATGACGACAAGTGCTCTTTCAACTTCTGTTGCGGCACGTAAAAGTCGCAGCCTCAAAGTGGCCATGTGGGTAGCTGCTAATGCGAAAGAGTCTCTAGATATGCAAAATAGACAAGCATATCTTGTAGTTTAGAGAGGCGTCTAGACATTGCTTTGCTTCATTTCATGATGGCAAAGCGAGATAAGTTGGAAAGTGGCGCAGCTCTCCCTGAAGGCTGTGCGGTAGGAGTAAGCCTACGTTGTGTTAGCTTTTGTCTTTTAAGggtttttttgttgtttttgtttattttcAGGTGTTTCGGTGATGGCATACTTCTCAAGTAGGATCGGCCCATTGAGCACGTCAACTCGGCCATATTTCTTGTTGCGGATTGAAATATCATAAAATTCTTCATGATTGTCAGATTGCATCAGATTTACAGTCTGCTGAAGTTCGTCAAGATTTTCGCGTAGCATCTGCCCGTTTTCAAGACTTCCGACAAACTCTGTAAGATAGTTGACATCCTGTGCCAGGGCAAAGACACCATGCCCGTTGATGTGTCGAACCTCTGGTGAAAGAGGGAGGGCCTTTGAAAGCTAGTTAATATACGACGATCATGATGTAGGTACGGGGAACGGCATACCAGGATTTTTTCAGCTGCATGGCTGAGAGCATCAAAATAAATCAACTCCTTGATTTCTCTTGGCAACCCCAGAAGCGTCGAGTTCATAATATTGGATAGATACCGAGTGAGCGTTTGCATGTAATTGCTTGGCTCTGTCGGCACACCGCTCGCCAGCCTACAAATGTCTTGATTAGCGCCTATGGTGACTCCATCATCTAAAAATCTTACCAGTCGTATTCTGCCGTGTCAACGAGGTCATCAATTTTGGAGTTGACCAGTTCAAATATTCTCTTCTCAgcagtcttcttgttgttgcgaAACTCTTCCGTGGCGTTTAATCGCAAAGGACCACCCGCTGAAGTAGACGACCTTGCTCGTATCAATAGCTGTTCTAGCTCTCGACAGGCTATTTCAAAGTGCTCCAAGTTTATAAGGATCTGCACTATTTGACCCAAATATTGAGAGCTTAGACGCTCGACGAGAGATTTGCAGACCTTCTCGCTGAGGAGCTCGTCCAGAGACTGTTTTGTTGGTTAGTTGTCTATATCTCTACTTGGATAGGGGCAGGGGTGGCAGTGTAAACCTTTCGAAGCGTCTCATCGATGATATCTGAGTGCTGAAAGTGATCATCGAGAAAGAAATAGAATTGATTCAGAAAGTTTCGAATATCGATACAGCAGAGTGGGTACATCTGAGAAAATGGTAAAACGCATGGAAACCTATCACGACTGTTAGTATTTGCTGTGCATCCTAGAAATATAATAAGCGTACGTAAGCTCCTCTGTAGGTCGATCTGGCGTGAACCAGCTGACGTTTATCACTTTTTCATAGTCGCTGAGTGAGTTGATAGCCATCGGCATATAATCATCCGTCGAAACGATCTGCCGAGTATTGCTCATGAGTAAATGGTCTTGAGACAAGGACAATTTGTACTACATACCTCTTGAAAGTCTTCGCTGAATCGGCGCTTCAGTAGCTGGGCATATTTGTCGAAGAGCTGCAGGAGAAAGTTATCCAGAGTGGATACAGAATATCCCCAGCCCTAGATATGAACAAGTACTTGTCAGAAAAATATGATAACGACGATTCACAAGACTGCATGCTTACTTCCATGGTCTGAATGAACAATGCAATGACGCTTTTAATTTTAAGTAAGACTTCAGCATTATCAATGTTTGTTAGAGCCTTCGTGGTGAGGGCTATGGCGGCGGTACACATGGAGTCCCACAACTCTTCTACCTGTAGGACATCGTTAAACCCAGTTGAAGACTCAAGAGTTCCAGGTGCGCTGATACTTACATCAACCACGGATCGTAGATACGGGACCCGTTGCATCGTTGCCTTTTCTATAATTGCAAATCCTGCAATTCCTTCGAGAAGACTGCTAAGAGAAGACCCATCCTCGGCCAGTAAATCAATTGAGGTTGGCACTAAAAGGTCCTTCTGCTGGCGTCGGGTAGAAGCGTATTCCGAGCGGAATCGGTCGCTATGTCCAAGGGCATCATGAATATGCAGAGCTTCAAACAGGGGTGTAAAATCAACCTGGAGCTCTTCGTTGTCGAGAACATCAAATTCCTCATTCTCATCTGAAATCAACTCAATAGACGAATTCAACTTGAAATTCTCCAAGAATTTTTCGTTTTCGATTCGCGCCCTTTGCCTGTTTCTTCGCATTTCTGTATGATAGAACGCAACTTCGCCCAGAAATTGTGAGGTCTCACGAATCCGAAAGAGCCAGGTGTTCAAGTCCGACATGACCGCTTCGGAAATTGCCCTTCGGGAAGCAGGAAGAGACTTCTGAATTGCATCCGCTAGGCGATGCTGGGTGGCATAGCGATTCTGGAGGATCGGAACAAGATGTTCATTCTGCAAATCTTCCAGCGATTTTAAGGCGGAATAGTATTTCTTGCGGCGTACGAGCTCGTGGGAGTGGTTCACGGCATGGAGCACCGTAAGGGATTCTCGAAGGGCATCCGCCGCGTCAGCAATATTCTGGCGCACAGCCTTTGTGTTGACAAGGGCACCCTTTTGATCAGCAAGCTTCTCGGTACTTGCTTGAATTGATTGGTTGAGTTTGAGAATCTCAGTGGTGAGGGTAACAGTCCCTTCGCGGACTTCTTGTAGTCTGTGGACCGAATCGAGAAACTCTTCGTGTTTGGTCAGTCCGATTCGTTCAATGTCTGCTTCGCGGTCCTCGGAATAACGAGACAAGGACTGCAGAAGGGCTGGCGTCCGCCGTGAGTTGGTTGCATCTTTAAGCACCGGTATGAGGTGATCTAGATAATCGGAATCAGAGGTCGACAAGATGATCTGAGACTTGGTTAGGCTGGACTATGAGGATTGCACA
This window contains:
- a CDS encoding histone-like transcription factor (CBF/NF-Y) and archaeal histone domain-containing protein — protein: MESQNQSAPAHPSHNRPTPVYDPTQGGHYGACAALASQGFAPAELYTGPWANVHQGLTGQYKDILTTYWQQTISHLESDTHDYKIHQLPLARIKKVMKADPEVKMISAEAPILFAKGCDIFITELTMRAWIHAEENKRRTLQRSDIASALAKSDMFDFLIDIVPREEATAHAKRTTTQPSAAPVPGPGQAPMPGQHAGMAQSAGHPSSHPMATADYMGGHALASEQDYRQAPNMYSGQAPPAPYGQPQAQAAMYSEMEGMYQQYSAMQPQQASMPSEEFE
- a CDS encoding exocyst complex subunit sec15-like domain-containing protein — protein: MPRRHGALDDYTSAVPQIILSTSDSDYLDHLIPVLKDATNSRRTPALLQSLSRYSEDREADIERIGLTKHEEFLDSVHRLQEVREGTVTLTTEILKLNQSIQASTEKLADQKGALVNTKAVRQNIADAADALRESLTVLHAVNHSHELVRRKKYYSALKSLEDLQNEHLVPILQNRYATQHRLADAIQKSLPASRRAISEAVMSDLNTWLFRIRETSQFLGEVAFYHTEMRRNRQRARIENEKFLENFKLNSSIELISDENEEFDVLDNEELQVDFTPLFEALHIHDALGHSDRFRSEYASTRRQQKDLLVPTSIDLLAEDGSSLSSLLEGIAGFAIIEKATMQRVPYLRSVVDVEELWDSMCTAAIALTTKALTNIDNAEVLLKIKSVIALFIQTMEGWGYSVSTLDNFLLQLFDKYAQLLKRRFSEDFQEIVSTDDYMPMAINSLSDYEKVINVSWFTPDRPTEELTFPCVLPFSQMYPLCCIDIRNFLNQFYFFLDDHFQHSDIIDETLRKSLDELLSEKILINLEHFEIACRELEQLLIRARSSTSAGGPLRLNATEEFRNNKKTAEKRIFELVNSKIDDLVDTAEYDWLASGVPTEPSNYMQTLTRYLSNIMNSTLLGLPREIKELIYFDALSHAAEKILLSKALPLSPEVRHINGHGVFALAQDVNYLTEFVGSLENGQMLRENLDELQQTVNLMQSDNHEEFYDISIRNKKYGRVDVLNGPILLEKLTPTAQPSGRAAPLSNLSRFAIMK